The following is a genomic window from Penaeus vannamei isolate JL-2024 chromosome 27, ASM4276789v1, whole genome shotgun sequence.
atatgtatatatatatatatatatatatatatatatatatatatatatatatatatatacatatatatatgtatatatatatatatatatatatatatatatatatatatatatacacacacacatacacatacacaaacacacacactcacacacacatacatatatatatgtgtgtgtgtgtgcgtgtgtgtgtgtgtgtgttagtgtgtgtatacatatatatccgtgtgtgagtgtgtgtgtgtgcgtgtgtatacgtatacatgtgcgtgtgtgtgatgcatcTGGATCGTCGAGTAGCCCATTCGGTAAGGGATCCCAGGTTTACTAATTACTTTACGTCATAGTGGTATACTGTTTGAAATagcagaagataaaaagagagaaaggggaaactaacagggagacagagaaaggggggagggtgggggaggaaaggaagggaggagtgggagggataaagagagagagacaaagacagggaaagagggagaggtagaggagggagacggggagaataagagacagacaggaggaagggaaggaagaaaagagggaatgattgagggaaggaggaaaggaggggaagggaaaaaataaaagagagagagagagaaagagagagagacagcgagaggcaACGAGAGCGAGAGGCCGGAGCCAAGTGCCTTGCCGTTGTAGAAGGGCGACGAGGGCGCGTTGGGGTCCCACACATGCCACAGCTGGACGGAGATGAAGGGCGCCGAGCAGCTGACGTAGCAGAGGATGACGGTGACTGTCAGCTTGACGGTCTTGATCTTGGCGCGGCTGATGCTCTTGACGGAGTGCGAGCGCGGGTTCCAGGGGTGCAGGCGGATGTTCTGCGCCGTGACGCTGCCGCCCGCGCCGTTGGCCAGCGAGGGCGTCGCCTTGTGTCCGCCGCCGGGGCTGGCGTGGGCCGAGGCGCTGCCCGGGGCGGACAGCTCCTCCCTCTGCAGCGACGGCTCGTGGAGGCAGGTGGACACCTCGCCGTCGCTGCGGTACTTCTGCGGCCGCAGGTGGACGAGGAGGCGCGGCCGCCGCGTGTTGCGCCTCCGCCGCGTGTGGTCGTCCATCTGCTTGAGCTTGGAGTTGACCCACAGCGTCCGGCAGATGCAGGAGTAcacgaagatgaggatgaagagaggcACTATGAAGACGGAGAGCGCGTACCACGTGACGTAGGCCTTGGTGCCCCAAGGCGGTATGAAGGAAGCCCAGCAGTCCCACGTCCCGGCGGCCACCTCCTGGTAGCTGAAGATGAAGACCTGCGGCGTGCAGGAGCCGAGCGCCAGCACCCACGCCACGAAGATCATGTTCTTGGAGCTGCGTGGCGTCCACGAGCAGTTGGACAGCGGGTAGCAGATGACCTGGTAGCGATCGAGCGCCGTCATCACCAGCAGGTACGAGTTCAGGTATGGCCCGAGCAGCTGGCCGAATTTGACCGCCTTGCACAGGAAGCCCCCGCCGTGGAACCTGTAGGTGACCTCCCAGATGAGCTGCGGCAGCACGTTCAGGAACGCCGTGATGAGGTCGGACATGCACAGGCTCAGGATGAAGTAGCACATGCGCGTGAGCTTCTTGCGCCGCACCAGCAGCATGAACAGCACCACCACGTTGCCGAACACGGTCAGCGTGAAGATCAGGACCAGCGTGATGATCTCCCACACGACCAGCGCCTCGTCTCGGGACGCGCCCACGCCGCCCTCGCTAGCGTTGCCCACGCCCGCCGCGGACGACCCGACGTCGTAGAAGTCGGAGCCCGCGCTCGGCCCGACGTCGCCGATCATGCTGTACTCCTCGAAGGCGCTCGTGAAGGCCTGCGAAGCGTTGGCGTCAGCGGTGAAGGTCTGGGCATCCCACGCGGGCGCGGCGGAGGCGTTGCGCGAACCGGTCCACGCCATGGCGAGCAGAGCGAGCGGCGGGCGCCTCAGGCATGCAGGACGCTGGGTCGGCGGCCGCGCgcggaggaggagctggaaggagaagggagaagcgtGAATCGCGAAGCAAACGGAAATACATCGCGCCAAAAGCAACATCAAAAATATTATGAAAAGGAAGACGATAGCAAATAGCAAGGCAGCGAAAATTATTTCAAGAAGAATGGAGATGATCACAATGaacaattgataatgatggtcatagcGGCAGTGTTGATGGTGATCATGACAATTCATGATTATGATCTAGAAGATTCCCTGCTGATATAACCGATAATGATGCTAAAAGCAATTTTATTGATAACTaaaagcacccagagagcgcatacctcggcCTAGGCAAAAGAGCCACTGAtccaataagaatattcacatctaaaaaaatacattcaagaACACGTCGCCAGTGTACTCGAGGAAGTCACTTCatcctcaagtacactggtgaagTCCGCGCTTCCCCATCTCGCAATGCAAATGATTTATTCAaaatttattattaaaaatatatatattagcaaaaaAATATCccaataatcctaatgataaccagaatttaatggcatctagaCTGGGCTAAAAGACACCTCTggtatgaaaaaagaagaaataatcataaaaatatattcataactttttgagttttcCTGCTAACAAATTAACTAACTAATccacgctaccaaaaacattatTCACGAGCAGTACTAATATGATTAATCAAATTTGTCagtggagataataatgatgaaaataatgataatgataacaaatacaataatagtaacaacaatgacaataataaaaatgataaagatgataatggttatcatcattatcattaatgctatcatcattatcattgttatccttttcatcatcaatatgatcgttatcgtcattagtatcattactattacattttccattattattatcattttcattattaacattgttaatttatcattattaccatcattattatcatcatcattatctttatcattattattatcattatcataaatgcattactatcatccttttgattataattattatcattattattacttttatgattattcatattattattacttttatcatcatcctaattattattatcattattattatcaatatcatcgcatcatacttaattgttattattattatcattattattattattttcatcattatcattactgctattatcgttattatcattttatcattatcattgctatcatttctattgttgttattatcactattattattacaattattgttattatcattatcattattactatcgttataattactgttattattattattatcattatcattatcatcatcatcagtatcattcttatccttattatcaccatcatttctattattatcattatcagcatcgtgttatcattaccataatcattgtcactattattatcattactgtgatcctCATAGTAGTGATAGAAATATTACTGATATtctacagtcatcatcattacatttatcttatctataaccatcactattatcatcatcttttttgtaATAATATCATCctcgccattatcatcaccattacatgataaactttatcttcatcttcatcctcatcctcatatgcatcataatcatcactattatcatcacatcatcgacaaaaccatcataatcatataattgtccacattatcgttataattatcgccatcaacatcgtcatcaccatcgtcatcacgaTCGTCACCATCATagtcatcaccaatatcatcatcaccatcatcaccgtcgtcaccaccaccatcattacgatcgtcaccatcatcatcaccaataccattaccattatcatcatcaccatcattttcaccatcactatcgtcatcaccaatgtcattaccatcattaccatcatcactatcatcatcatcaccaatatcatcaccatcgttatcaccaatatcatcattaccatcgtcaccatcgtcatcatcaatatcatcaccatcatcatcaccatcatcaccaccatcgtcatcatcaccatcatcatcaccatcatcatcatcatcaccatcatcatcacagtcaccatcatcatcatcatcaccatcgtcatcaccatatcAACAGAGCTACAACTGCCATCAGCATTCTCATCGATACCATTATTCCATGCAATATAATACATCATTTCGAGTAAACATGAACAGCCGAATCGGGATCTTGGCATCGCCTTAGAAGTTTCTGCATAATGTTTACTTAAGTTCTGGAACCATGCCGATAatgcgctttgtgtgtgtgtgtgtgtgtgtgtgtgtgtgtgtgtgtgtgtgtgtgtgtgtgtgtgtgtgtgtgtgtgtgtgtgtgtgtgtgtgtgtgtgtgtgtgtgtgtgtgtttgatgcagAAAGATTTGATCTTCGTTCGGCTTATTTCCCAAAAGTTAAACCATGCTCCGTCGATCTTCCTCACCACCATGTATTCAACAACTTTCTGAACTCACAACACATACCCCAGCCTGTTGTTTCCGAAAAGCCATTTGAATTCAAGAGTCTGCAGTTCTGTGTATTCAAATGAcattgccttttcttttcttttcttttctctctttctattgggcttcatttttcttcaactttcctcttgctcctcttccccgACTCGAGTGCCAAAAGCTAATCTAACTTCGACAATTGATATCATTCCCAGCCAGTCCGAAAGAATGTGATGCAGCGTGGTCTTGGGGTATTCGAGAACGGGAAAGATCAAGGGGGGTCTATTTCATTCTTGCATTCGGGTCTCGCGTAAATACACCCTCTCGCGCTCTTTCCACTACATCCTTAGAGATATTGTAGACTCTCTCTCCTCTAGCCAGAACGACACCGCATCCTCTGTAGCGCCATGGGGGGTTCCGTGCGTAACTGATATGGTTAAACATTCCCTTTTCCTATTTTGGCAGTAAGTCCAAAGTTATGGCTGAGTCCTGGGATTAAGTTTCACGTACGCTGAGGTTAAGAAAATATTATGAAGAGGAAggttaagaaaaatatataaatggaggAATACGGACAAAATGATTTGAGTAAATGAAGAAGTGAAATATCATAGTAGGCTTGTTGACCTCCTATGCATTTTTTCAATTTCGGTTTGTAAATTTTCTTTATGATTGTATGTTGGTTGTATGATCATATCTCTCACTGATGTcatatttcattattaacattacttctattatcattattattactataattattattatcatttttgctgtctTTGTcagcatcgttgttattattattattagttatcatcattattaatatcattattatcattattattatcctactaTTATCATATGGTCAGTTTgctgtatcattactattacaatatgAAGTCAATTTGCTATATCATTATATACAAGTTTTACGTATTATCGACGTACTGAATGGCTTATCCTCTTTGTTTCGGTGCGATGGAAactcttctcatttctttgtttcaCTCTTCGCCCTTTCGCTCCCGAAAAGAAATAAGTTGCGTTCACAAAccccataaaaataaataacacgaataaacaaaaataagtatcCCAGcgtaatactaatatatatatatatatatatatatatatatatatatatatatatatatatatatatatatatatatatatatatataatgaaagcaCACTGGGATACatcaaaagaacaaaggaaaatctAGAAATATTGTTAGCATGGCAGCCACAGGTTCACTcgaaatatttgtttttcttctttgttgcttTGATGAATAGTTTTGACTCCAGAACTTTGGAAAAAATTTGTTGGTTTATGGTTTTTTgtctattcttttcctttgctttttgctGTCATTCATATCATGtcaggtttgtatgtatgtatgtatatgtttgtgtattatgtacgtacgtatgcacgtgtgtgtgtatgcaactatgcatgtacttatgcatgtatatatgcctgcatatatgtgtgcgtgtgtgaatatgtgtatgtatgtttgtatataggtaGGTGTGAgcatgtagatatgtaaatgcgtataaatgaatatacattatacagtatgtgtgtgtttgtgtgtatgcgagcttcatatgcatatatgtatatatatatatatatatatatatatatatatatatatatatatatatatatatatatatatatatacatatatatatatatatatatatatatatatatatatatatacatacatatatatttgtgtatatatatatatatatatatatatatatatatatatatatatactgaagatttatatatatatatatatatatatatatatatatatatatatatatatatatatatatatatatatatatgtgtgtgtgtgtgtgtgtgtgtgcatatatatacatatatatgtatttatatgcatttatatgcatatgcatatccatacttacatgtatatgcatatatatgcatatatatgtatatgtatgtacatatatatatatatatatatatatatatatatatatacacaaacacacacacatacacacacacacacacacacacacacacacacacacacacacacacacacatatatatatgtatatatatatatatatatatatatatatatatatatagatatatatatataaatcttcagtatatagatagatagatagatagatagatatatagatagatagatagatagatagatatatagatacacacacacacacacacacacacccacatacacacacacacgtatgtatatatgtatatgtatatatatatatatatatatatatatatatatatatatatatatatatatatacatatatatatatatatatatatatatatatatatatatatatatatatatatatatatatatatatacatatgtgagtgtatatatatatatatatatatatatatatatattcatatacatatatgtgtgtgtgtgtgtgtgtgtgtgtgtgtgtgtgtgtgtgtgtgtgtgtgtgtgtgtgtgtatgtgtgtgtgtgtgtgtgtgagtgtgtgtgtgtgtgtgtgtgagtgtgtgtgtgtgtgtgtgtgtgtgtgtgtgtgtgtgtgtgtgtgtgtgtgtgtgtgtgtgtgtgtgtgtgtgtgtgtgtgtgtgtgtgtgtgtatgtgtacatatacatatctaaacgttcagtatatatatatacaaatatatatgtacatataaatataaatatatatatatagatagatagatagatagatagatagatagatagatagatagatagatagacatagatagatagatagatatagatatatgaatgtgtgtgtatacatacatatacaatacacacacacacacacacacacacacacacacacacacacactaatatatatatatatatatatatatatatatatatatatatatatatatatatatgtatatatataatatatatatatatatatatatatatatatatatatatatatatatatataaatcacagcTCACAAATAGCTTAAAACCCGTTCTTTCCACACTGCATTAGGTATTTCACTCCACACTGATGGCACCGATTATGGTTTTAGTATTTTTTGTAATCATTCATTTTCAATGAAAGTTGAAAACATTTTTGCAGTAGCAATATCCATGGTAATAGCCATGTTGACAATGGTGAttgcaatataaataatgataataataataataattattattattattattattattattattattgttattattattattattattattattattattattattattattattattattgttatcataacaataatgattatcatcatcattatcattactagtagtacctccgccaaggaggttacgttcttagtagcgttggttagttaatttgttcgttggttaacaggaaaacataaaagagttatgaacagattcttatgaaaattttaccagaggattgtcttagtccaacttagatgccaATAAATTTTGGTTGTGATCCAAATCATGATCAGAGGTGTATTTAacaatatataacatatgtatatagagaaaacATTATTATGCTAACAATCTCTAGCACAGTGATTTTCGATAACCTCACCTAACGTGCGTAACCACATGTAGTGAATTCCCCTAAGACTCTTCCATCGACATTCCACAGTGTTCCTCATTGTAATTCGTTCGCCACACAGCATTCCGCCGTTTAAGTATATTCAGACTGAGTACATGGAACCAAATCAAACCCGCCTGTGCTCTTGATACTCCACACCTATCGTACTGTGGGAATTTGGTGGATTGCAGAGGCAGAGTGGTGATGCAACGAGCCACTGTCCCTTGTAAATAGATAAGTTACGACCCACTTGCTTCCAAAACAgaacacggaagagagagaatgggggagggggggagggatggggaggggagaaaaagtagtttataagagagaatgagagggggaagtagaAAAGAACGGTAagtgggagacagggagggggagggaggatgacaaagagagaaggggaggtaagaaaaatgcacatacattcatactcacatatgcatgtgtatataaacaacgGGGAAAAGCATGGGAATTACGGTAAGTCAAGGGACAAATTTCTTCATATAccgtattcttatatatatatatatatatatatatatatatatatatatatatatatatatgtgtgtgtgtgtgtgtgtgtgtgtgtgtgtgtgtgtgtgtgtgtgtgtgtgtgcgtgtgtgtgtgtgtgcgtgtgtgtgtgtgtgtgcgtgtgtgtaggtatatatatatatatatatatatatatatatatatatatatatatatatatatatatatatatgtgtgtgtgtgtgtgtgtgtgtgtgtgtgtgtgtgtgtgtgtgtgtgtgtgtatgtaaacatgtgtgtgtgtgtctacatgaatatacatatatatacatacatatatatatatatagatagatagatagatagatagatagatagatagatagatagatagatagatagatagatagatagatagatagatatgtatgtatgtatgtatatatatatacatatatgtatatatatacatatatgtatgtatatttatacatatacatacaaatacatacacaaacacacatatttatatgtgtgtatgtatgtgtgtgtgtgtacatatatatgtacgtatatatgtatatatatacgtatatacatatatatataaatacacacacacacacacacacacacacacgagtatatgcatatgcatacacacacgcacatacatacgaacgGTCTGCAACAGGCTAACGGTCGTTAAATGCAGACTTCCATAACTCTACAGAAACGCGCAATTAATGAGCACTGTTTCGAAGCAAAGTTCAGCGGCGTTCGACTGTGAACCATCAATCCAGGAAGTCGGTGCCGGATGCTAAATGGACGCAGGAATTAATACTGTTAAATACTGCATTATCAGCTGGACCCATGGATATTCCCCGCCACAAGGCCTCCTCTGACCCTCTCaaattcctttttccctttcgcctctcctctccctttcccaattaCTCTGGAATCTTCCTTAAATCCCTTCCTTTCCGCCCACTTTAAGCTCTGTATGTggttcctcctacttccctcctcttcttcctccttaagcTCCTCCCACGTCCTTTGTTCCCttatccccgtccctccctctatattctctcttttctctcttctctctctctctctctctctctctctctctctctgagcctcctctcccttcttcatttttcctctttcagtcccttcccgttttcctcgtgtttcttctttctcatctcccttttcttatttcaagccttttctctcccacctccccctttcttctcctttattctttgccttttcatcctcccttccttcttcacctccctcggACGGTTGTATAAACTGACGGTCTAATTActcgaataatgatgataatgattatggtaataataataagggtgataatgataatgataatagcaataatcataatgatgtggtgatgataataataataacaataacagcaacaacgacaatgataaatgtgatatatgcttgtgtgtgtgtgtgtgtatgcatgtgtgtgtatgtgtgcatgtatgtgtgtgtgtgtgtttgagtgtgcctacgtgcatgtgcgtgtgcgtgtatgtgtcctgATGAAGCACTGGAGTGAAAGTTCGTGTTCATGTAGCCACCCGTGCGTTATTCGATAGCATGTTCAGCAAGCACCTTCCGCCCGCATGTATAAGCATAGGAAATACATTACGAAGCATAACACTGGGTCGTAAACATCCTTTCGAGAGGCAAGTCGCGCCGAGGGCTATTTTTGAGAATGGTTAGTATCATAAAgccaaaatatattgataataaaattgacAAGAAGGCGGTCACGATATGAACatgtaaaaagaataagaaaaaaagaacaatgaacgtaaagcataatgatgataataaagcttCTGATGGTAGTCATGATCATGAGCGTGACAAAGGTTATGAAAAGATAATGCTCTTTGTGATAATACCCTTgtttgctgcaataatagcaagggTGGTAATGGTGAGCTTATGGTCTTTTAATGAGTTCGGAAATGACAATGGAAAAACATTAGTGCTCAGTTTGTCAAAAAAGGTatcatgtgtttgttttgtttttttaggcaATGGTTGCGTTTACATACGttttaataaaagatatatatacatttacacacacacacatatatgtatatatgtatatatatacatataatatatagatatatgcacacacacatgtatgtatatgtgtgtatgtgtgtttgtgtatgcttacgtgtgtgtgttgttccaTTTTGATCTATAATGTAagattatttacacattttcatttacatattcctCTTTccataaccattttttttcttaaacctcATTATAAGTTTCTTTATGTTCTTCCCTTGTTATTATTTACCTAAATACGTTTAAATACGGACCCGTTTATCAAAAACTTCTCACTACGTTTTATTCTTAACCTTTTACCGTggcttatgatttttttcatctttttctttttcttcttttataatggaaataacaaaactCTTCCTTGTCCAACTTCATCACTTTTGAGACGTTaattgaaaagcataatcatgtcttcccgttttctcttttcctccaatGTAGAAAGTTTTAATATTTTCGCCGTTCAAGTTCCTTAAAGTTGACGTCCATCTGGTGGCCACTCGTTGAACTTCTTCCAGTTTGCCATTGTCTGTCCTCAAAAGGAGGAGTCTATGGCAATGCTGTTTGAACTTTAGCATATAAGTGACAATCTTGGTTTTGGTTTAGTGTCCCACTTGCAgttattccgttttctatttgtaTTCTTGGTGTATTCAGTACCGGTCTTTATAGATTGTAGTAGGATTGAAACATGTAGTGTTCACTTGAACTGATTATACTGTATTTGATGTTATCTTTCATTATCCCAGAATAATATCATTTCTTTGAATCTTCGAGGCCTCTTGGGAGACTGGCGCGTCTCGGGTTGTTcgtttttcattgtattttagcGTCGTCTGCGAACTTATTCAGAACAGCTGTCAATATTTGCGTTCGACCCGAGATCagcgatgaaaaggaaaaatatatttgatGCAGAAGCTGATCTTTCGTTACCCCACTGGTAATCATTTGCCTTTCACATAGAGAATTTTTAATGCAGGAGAAATTTCTTTTAACTCTGCCTGTAAGTTCCGGTTTTCAAAAAAGTTTGTTGTAAAATGTCAAATACCGTCCTGAAATTTGGCACATAAAATCTAACGAATTTTCTCGTAATATTGTGAACTTTTTATGTTTCTTGTGAATATTAGCGGCCTGTCCATGCCTCTTTCCgtggtataaatatatgtgtgcgtgtgtaaatatacaacGTTTTGATGT
Proteins encoded in this region:
- the LOC113810330 gene encoding annetocin receptor translates to MAWTGSRNASAAPAWDAQTFTADANASQAFTSAFEEYSMIGDVGPSAGSDFYDVGSSAAGVGNASEGGVGASRDEALVVWEIITLVLIFTLTVFGNVVVLFMLLVRRKKLTRMCYFILSLCMSDLITAFLNVLPQLIWEVTYRFHGGGFLCKAVKFGQLLGPYLNSYLLVMTALDRYQVICYPLSNCSWTPRSSKNMIFVAWVLALGSCTPQVFIFSYQEVAAGTWDCWASFIPPWGTKAYVTWYALSVFIVPLFILIFVYSCICRTLWVNSKLKQMDDHTRRRRNTRRPRLLVHLRPQKYRSDGEVSTCLHEPSLQREELSAPGSASAHASPGGGHKATPSLANGAGGSVTAQNIRLHPWNPRSHSVKSISRAKIKTVKLTVTVILCYVSCSAPFISVQLWHVWDPNAPSSPFYNGAAFTILTLLASLNSVVNPWIFLGFNENLTQLLRSLCACRLPSRWGRWRSPTFRSSDSTKNFRLTVFTTTEGDNLTLRRPSFSNRLTTTSN